AGGCATCATGCCTGACCTGGACAGTGACCACGCGATTCCTGCCCGCGAAACGCTCAGCTTTCTTGCGGCCGTCGCACCGATGCTGTTGTTCTATCGGTTTCATTACGAAGGCCTGGCGACAGAGAATATTCTGCTGTTTGGCGCACCGCTTTATCTGCTGATTCGTTTCGGATGCGGGCAGATGCTCAGGGTGTCCGTCCACCGTGGAATGTTTCACAGCCTTCCAGCCGCCGCAATCGCGGGGCTGATTGCCTATTGCCTGTGTGACACTGGCGTGAGCACCGGCCGCAACTTCAAGGCGGTCGGCGCTACGATCGGATATCTGGTTCACTTGCTTCTGGACGAGATCTGGGCCGTTGAATTCTCGGGAGTGCACCTTCGGCTCAAGAAATCGTTTGGAACCGCAATGAAATTTTTTGGCAACTCACCCCAGGCGAACTCCGGCACATGGGCGCTTCTGGCAGGGTTGTCGTTCTTTGCCGCGCATGATCAAGGGCACCCCGAGATTGCCGCGCCATTCATGCGAGCCAATCCGGGGCAGTTGGAACCGAATCGGGCCGCAATCCGCAACCTGTCAGATGAACCGATCAGACCCGCGAGTGCATCGATTCCATCACCGCCATTAATGAACACGCGAATCCAGATGAATACCCGACAACAGCCAGCCCAGCCGCCGCGTCACGGAAGCCGTACGGATGCTCATTGGCGCTGATTCGCGGAAGCACAATCCTCCCTTGAACCAAAAACTCATCACCCCTAAGTTGCCCGCGAAGAGCCCGACGCTCTCGGTCGCAGTGGATCAGCAACGCGAAGGACTTCGATCATGACGTTTCTTAACGGAGTCACCGCTTACGATGGGTTGATGGCGCTGATCGTCTTTTTCATTACCGTCCACGGTTATTGGAAAGGTGCCGCCTGGCAGTTCGCTCCGATCATGTCGCTGGTTTTCGGCTATATGATTGCGATGCCGATGTCGGTGACGATGGCCCACTATTTTGGTGATCCACCACAGAATCGATTGTACGCATTGGTTTCGATCTACATCGGTGTGGCGCTGATCGTATACCTGCTGGTCCGGTCATTCCGGGCGGGACTGGAAAAGGCCAAGCTGACCGAATTCGACCGCCATATCGGTGCCTTACTGGGATTCCTGAAAGGAGTCCTGCTCACACTGTCGGCGACTGTCGTGCTTCTGATTTATTCTCCACCTGCGCGGGAACAGATTCTGAAGTCAGAGACGCGAACGATCGCGGCGAAAATTATCAACGCCGTCTATCCGATCCTGCCACAAGCCATGCATCAGATTCTCAGGCCCTATCTGAAGCAGGTCGAAGGGGAATTGCCGTTGGATCTGCCCGACTTTGATGCCAGTTTGAACGCAGACATGTTGCCCGACCACGGAGCCACACTTCGGCCGACCAATTCGAGTGCCCGCCGCGTTTACGAAGACGCCAGCGGCACGAATTCGCGAGTTGGCTCGCAGTCGTTCGTCGATGAAGAGGAAGTGGATTTGCCCGCTCCGCGTCCGCCTAAACGCACGCCAGCGCAATACTATGATGACGATTCGATTCGAAGTCCTCGTGATGATCGCGACTACGATTCCGCCGCGCGAACAAATCGACGCAGTACGTCATCAGTCCGTGAAACCGAAGCCCCAACAAGGCGATCGGTGCTCGTGCCAACGCCAGAAGAGGACGACGATCCGTATCGCCCCAATAGCACATCCCGTGATTTGGGGCAGCCGCGTCGCTAACGGTGTTGACGCAAGCGGGGCTGGCAACCTGGCTCGCTCGATACCTAAACTTGTCCATTGATGCAGCCAGCTTTCGGTATACTCGCAAGCCGTCGGCAATGTGACAAACATTCCTGGATCCGCGCGGTCTTCGAGCTGAGTCAACCAACGGGACGCACTCCGAATTGTCAGCACGTGCTCCATCTTCTAGGCTATGGCCAAAGCACGTTGTTTTGTCACCGGAATGGCTCGGTGACGACCGGTGATTTGACGACCGTTGAGGTGAAGCATGGATTTGTTCGCGAAATGGCCCGCGGGACTGGGGTATGTTGAATTTCTTGACCGGTATGCCTCGGCTGATCAACGAAAACGCTGGGATGCCGTGCGCAGCGAGGTCACGTTGACACCCGACCAGAAGGCGTTGCTGGCGGGATTTCAGCGAGAAATGCATGTGATGGTCGTGTCTGGAGCCTGGTGCGGAGACTGTATCCAGCAATGTCCGATCTTCGATCTGTTTGCCGAACAGACAGCCCGTCTGAAGATCCGATACTTTGATCGAGATGATCACAGCGAGATTGCTGATGAACTGTCGATTTGCGGTGGTCGCCGCGTGCCGTCGGTATTGTTAATGTCCGAAGACGGAGCGCCTTGTGGCCGTTATGGCGATCGGACGTTGGCAAAATATCGCGACACTGCGGCATCACTCAGCGGTGCCGCATGTCCGACGGGCCTTGTCCCGCAGGCCAAGTCATTGCAAGACGCCGTCATTCAGGAATGGCTCGATCAGTTTGAACGTGTCCAGTTGATGCTGCGTCTGTCGCCACGCCTTAGACAGAAGCACGGCGACTGATGTGCTCAGGCGAACAATGTGGCGCGCTCGTAGAGCGAAGATCGACGAGTCGAAAGAGATGACCCCACTCGAAGACGACACGACGAAAGCAGACTGCGGGCCCGTCATTGCACTCATTGGGAACCGCGATCATGCCGAAATGCGGCCAATCTGCGATTGGTTGAGCGAATTGCTGCAGGCAGACCCCCAATCGCTGACGGTGTACTCGACAATTGTCGGTCGATTGGAGTCTGCGAATGATCTCATTCCGGATCTGATTGTGCTTCTTCAAGGCTGGTCCGACGAATATTCGCGAATAGAGATTCTTCAGTTGCTAGCCATTGCGCCTCTCGCCCGCGTCGTTGTTTGTGCGGGGGCGTGGTGTGAGTCGGACGGCCGGAATCGGGACCTCTGGCCGCAGGCCGTGCGGGTGCCCATTTGGGCTGCCACCGAACGACTGCACCACGAGTGGCAGCTGATTACTGGCCAGCATGATCGCAGCCCGCTTTTGTGGTCGGCGTCGAAAGAAGAAGTTTTCGCGTTTGACAACACACCTGTACCTCTCGGCGTCGAACGACTGACGATTCTCGTGGATTCTCCAGACCCGGCGTACCGGAGGTTCTTGATTGATGTGCTTGGTGCCGAGGGGCATCAGTTGGTTGCGGATTCGCCATCGCTCGTCTTGTTTGATGCCGACCCGTGGGATTCTGGACGAGTTGATGCCCTAAATGCCGTACGACACCGATGGCCACTGGCGGAGATTTGCGTCGTTTCTGATGAAGCGTCTCCGATTTGCGCGAACGAACTTCAAGAGTTCGGAGTCACGCAGATTCGGCATAAATTGGGGTTTCACTTGCAACGCGGATCGAGCTGCATTTGGTGAGACGTCCGCGCGTGCCAACGCACGTTCTTAATTGCACAGCGCCACCTCGTTAAGGTCAATCCGGTATCGCGCCGTACGATCGAGAGAACGTGATGGGCACTGAAAAACCACGTGCGCACGCCGCGAAGCTCGCTTGGGCCCCTGAAGCTCGACTAGCCGCGCCCCAGATAGGCTTGATCGCGTGGCAAGACAATCGCTTCGAGGAAATTCACGTCGGCCGGCAATGTCATCATTGCCAGTGCCGCGCGGGCGATGGAGTCGGGTTGCATCATGGGTTCGCGGTCAGATTCTTTCCCCGAATCCGCGCGACGCTCAACCATCACATTGCCGGGGTGCAAGCACGAGCAAGTGATTCCGTACGGTCGGCCATCAAGCGCCACGGCCTGAGTCAGTCCCCAGACGCCGAACTTCGCGGCCGAATAGGGGGCACTGCCTTCTCTAGGGCGCTGCGCGCTGATCGATCCGATATTCAGGATCTTTCCAGCGCGTCGGAGTTTCATCGACCGGAACGCGGCGCGACTGCAAAGGAACGTTCCGGTCAAACAGGCGCCGATCACATTATTCCACGCGTCCAGCGAAAGCTCGTCGAGCGGTCCACCGTCGAATGCACCTGCATTATTGACCAGTAGGTCGATTCGCCCGAATCGTGCCTCGACTTCTGCGAAGAATCGTTCGACGTCGGCCTCATTAGAGACGTCGCAGGTCTGCTGAAAGACGTCGGTTCCGTTCGCGGCCAACTCGTTGGCAACTTCTGCCAGCGAATCGGCACTACGAGCACAGAGGGCCAATGCAGCGCCTTCTGCTGCGAACGTATGCGCAATCGCTTTACCGATTCCACGATTGGCACCGGTAATCACTGCGATCTGACCACTAAGCTGATTCATGGCGAAACTCTTCTGGGCGCATGGGGATTCATCGATTCAAATGCCTTTGCGTCTGATTAACGCCTGGCCGTCAATCGTCGCAGAAGTCACCGCTCGCAAAGATCAGACGTCGACCGTCCGGCGTCCAGCACGAATCAATGTTGTTGCGCGTTGGGTCCTGACCGGCGACGAGTTGGACCGATCCCGGGATGCCTGGATCGAACTCGTAGAGTTGTCGCAACCCGTCGCGTTCGAGACAAGGCATCGAGAACACAACGCGGTGCCCGGAAGGGTGCCAGGCGAAGTTCGTGGTCGACGTGATCGCGAAAGTGTGGTGCACCTGAAGGGTGGAGTTACTCGGATCACCCGCGATTTGGACCGTGGCAATTTGAATTTGATTCTCCGTGTTGCGGCCCTTGAAGCAAAACTGCATTGAGTCAGGTGACCAGGCGCCGTTTCGGTAAACTTTGACAAAGGGATTTGTCCCAGTGCCAAGAATTGACTTCTTCGATTCGGTTTCCATGTCGTACACGAGAATATTCGGAACACCGATCATGAGGGATTTACCATTGGGGGATAATTGCCCCCAATGGCTTTGCACAATGATTTCGGTCTCGCCAGTGGTGACATCGGCCAGCCAGACGCCAAAGTGTGGCGCGCGACGTGAACACGCCAGGAGGCGGCTGTCTGGTGACCACGACGGCATCACTCCCGAACAGATCTTCCGCGCGGTACCGCCTTTGATCGGGATAACGTAAATCTGTTCACCTCCCGTTGATCCAATCGGCAATTCGTCGAATGCCAACCATTTTCCGTCGGGTGAAACGGTGGGAGATCCAATGACGGGATGATCCTCGCCCCCCCAAAGGAACTGCAAGTTCGATCCATCCTCCTGCAGCGAATAGAATTCGTTCGGACGTTTGATTCGCAGGGGGAATTCATGCGGTTCGAGACGCTGGTCGCTGTTGAGATCCAGTTGTTTGAAATACATCAACCGCAGCAGCGGAGACGATGCACCCTCGAATGAGAACTCTGCGAATTCCAGGTGTCCATCATTGTTTTGGTCCGCGGGGACTTTGTACCAGTTCCAAGCGGGGTTCGCCCGCATCGTGATGCGATACTCGGCCAGTGATAACTTGCCATCGAGATCAAGGTCGAAAGCGGGAAAGGTCTTTTTCAGCACGTGATGTTGTTCGTTTTGCATTCGGGCGGCCAACTCATCCGGAGCGACGTACGCATCGAAATTGGTGTCGAGTTCGAGAAAGTCGGCGATCGGATCAACAAGTCGCTCGCCTCCCAATCGTCCCCACTCTTCCAGCGAAACACTGCGATCCTGATTCGTGTCTGCAGATTCGAATGTCAGTGGAATTTCCTCTGCAGGATCGATCGATTTTTCAAACTCCGCCCGGTCGAGTTGATCATTGTGATCGAGGTCGAACTGGTGGAATTGGCCATAGTTCAGGATCTGACCATTTGCTGCACGAAGCAGCGTTCCGTGATCGGTTCTCACTCCCATTTGGATTTCGAGAAACTGTCGGGCCTCCGCCCTGCTGATCTTGTGGTCCTGGTTGAGATCCGCGGGAACTGGATCCAAGCGGATATGAGCGTTCTTAAATGAAGATTGAACCGTACGGGTGAAATGGTTCACGTTGATTTCGACGTCGGGATTTTCGTTCCAGTTATCAAGAGACTGGTCCATGCCTGACATCAATTGATCAACGAGATCGACAATCGGATCATTGGTCGGTTCGCGATCGGCCGGGGCAACGGCACCGGGAATCGAAGCGAATTCATGAGAACTCAGAAATTGGTCATGATTGCGATCGAAGAGTCGAAAGTCGCGTTGTGCCGCGCCGAGGGGCTTTCGATCGGCGGTGAATTCGGCAATGGTCAGCTTTTCGTCGCGATCCTGGTCGATGCGAGAAAATACGGCCTGAATTCGTTCGAGCCGTGCATCTGCTGCATCGAGAATTCGTGAGATTAGGCACGAACAGGCGATCAGCACACTGGCAATTGACAATCGCTGCCACAGATCCATCTGAAAATCCGTTGCCATGGAATCTTGGCCAACCGCTTGACCGAGGTTGAACACCGACACCAAAGAGCCGACGGGCGAAATCGTCGATTGACGCCTCTCTGCGCGTCCAACTGACGTTAAACGCGCGACCCACGGCGATCCGTCTGACATATGTGCGTTGACCGAATTGCAGTTTACGGCTGCCGGCGATCGGTCTGCAACTCCTTTATGGCGAAAGTTAACAATCCCGACCATTGCGACCGTCCCTCAAATGATATCCGGCCGCGCCTCGAAATCATTGAAGCAGCGTGATTCGATTGCAGATCGTAAGCTCGTCGCGTGGAAGAATTCGTATTTGGAGCGAAAGTCAGATTTCATCCACATGGAAGAAGCGAATACACCCCGGCCACCAAGCTGTCATATTGGCAGCGTCGGGTTCAGTGATGGTTTCCCGAAAACTTGCAATTTTGGCAGTCCTGCGTTGCGGCCGCTTCTGTTTCCGTCGTGGAATCGCCATAAATACTGGTGTTTGCACGATTTTTCGCAGTCTCGCCAATGTTGGCGCGCACTTTGCGATTCTCTTCAACAACGCGAATTTCTGACGACAGATCCCTCCTCTCACCCATGGAGACTTAGCTATGGCGATTCAAGAAAAAATTATCGGTATCGATCTGGGAACGACGAACTCCGTGGTTTCGGTCATGGAAGGTGGCGAAGTGAAGGTCATTGCCAACCAAGATGGCAATCGAATCACCCCGAGCGTCGTTGCGTATACAGAGAAAGGGGATCGACTGGTCGGTGACCCTGCGAAGCGACAGGCGGTGACCAATCCCAAGAATACGATCTACTCGATCAAGCGATTCATGGGACGACGACACAACGAAGTCGAATCTGAAGAGAAGATGGTTCCCTATAAAGTCGTGGGCGGCCCTACGGAATACGTCAAAGTGGAAGTTCACGGGAAGACGTACACTCCTCCCGAAGTTTCGGCGCAGGTTCTGCGCAAGCTGAAGGAATCGGCGGAAGCCTACCTCGGTCATACCTGCAGCCGTGCCGTGATCACGGTTCCAGCGTACTTCAACGATGCTCAGCGTCAGGCGACGAAAGACGCGGGCGAAATCGCTGGCCTGAAGGTCGAGCGAATCATCAATGAACCGACCGCGGCAGCATTGGCATATGGCCTGCAGAATAAAAAGAACGAAAAGATTGCGGTCTTCGACCTGGGCGGTGGGACGTTCGACGTTTCGGTTCTGGAAGTCGATAACGAACTCGTGGAAGTGCTCAGCACCAACGGTGACACTCATCTTGGCGGTGATGACTTCGACGAAGTGCTGATTAAGCACATCGCCGACAAGTTCCAGGCGGAACATGGCATCGATTTGCGCAAAGACGCGATGGCCTTGCAGCGGCTGCGCGAAGCGGCGGAAAAGGCCAAGAAGGAATTGTCGGGCCAACAGTCGACCGATATCAATCTGCCGTTCATCACGGCCGACGCGAGTGGTGCAAAGCACTTGCAGTTGACGGTGACCCGTGCCGAATTTGAACGAATGATCGATCACCTGGTCGAACGCTGCCGCAAACCGGTCGAGAACGCACTGCGCGATGCCAAGCTGTCACCCAGCCAGATTGATGAAGTCGTGCTGGTTGGTGGTTCGACTCGCGTGCCGAAGGTGCAAGAGTTCGTCAAGAAGATGTTTGGCGGCAAAGAACCGCACCGAGGCGTGAACCCAGACGAAGTCGTTTCAATCGGGGCCGCGATTCAGGGCGGGATCATTTCGGGCGACGTCAAGGATATGGTTCTGCTTGACGTGACACCGCTGTCGCTCGGTCTCGAAACCGAGGGTGGCGTGCTGACGGTGCTGATTGAACGCAACACCACGATTCCGAAGACGGCGACGCAGACATTCTCGACCGCTGCTGACGGACAGACCGCAGTGACGATCAGCGTGTACCAAGGTGAGCGTCCGATGGCTCGTGACAACCGTTTGTTGAACCAATTCAATCTCGAAGGCATTCTGCCGGCACCTCGCGGTACGCCGAAGATTGAAGTGACGTTTGATATCGATGTGAACGGGATTCTTAACGTCAAAGCCAAAGACCAGGCCACAGGCAAAGAACACTCGGTCAAAATCGAAAACTCGAGCGGACTGGATTCATCTGAAATCGAAAAGATGAAGAAGGATGCGGAATCGCATGCCGCGGAAGACAAGCACCGACGCGAACTGGCGGAAGCCAAGAACAAGGCGTCAACCTCGGTCTATGAAGTCGAAAAAATCCTGAAGGAACATGGTGCGAAACTGGATGCCGCGTCGAAGGGTGCGGTTGAAGCGAGCATCGAAAAGGTGAAAGCGGCTGAAAAGGGCGAAGATATCGCGGCAATCAACTCGGCTGTCGATGGGCTGCAGCAAGCCAGTATGGCGTTGAGCCAGCACATGCAAAGTGCCGCTGGAGCAGCGGCCGGCGGGGCAGCTCCCGAACCGTCTGCGAATGGCGGCAAGCCCGATGAAGAAGTCATTGACGCCGAATTTGAAAAGAAAAGTTAAGGCGGGCTAGTGGCACAATGACTCTATTGTGGCACGTTCAAAGAATTCGCTCGCAGGCTCATTTGCCTGCGAGCGCGAGTTCAACGATGTGCCATTTCAGAATTGAAGTTCCACGAAAACGTCTCGCCTGAAGGAGGATTAACGATGGCATTTCGTCCCGACAAATTGACGGTGAAAGCCCAGGAAGCCCTTCAATCGGCGCAGCAATCTGCAGAGTCGCAAGGGCACGCGCAACTCGTGCCCTTGCACCTGCTCAAAGCATTGCTCGACGAACAAGGCGGGATTGTCAAACCGTTACTCGAAAAGGTTGGAATTCGCGTCCCGCAATTGCGCGGGATCGTTGAAGCCGATCTTGCAAAGTTGCCCCGCAGTTCAGGGGGGGGACAGACCGGAGCCAGTCAGGCCATCCGACAAGTGCTCGATAAAGCGGCCGATCAGGCCGACGCGATGAAGGATGCCTTCGTCTCAACCGAGCATTTGCTGATCGCCTTAACACTGGTCGACGATCAGGCTCAGCGTGTTCTGAAGCTGAATGGTGTCACCGAAGCCGATGTCTTGAGTGCACTCAAGACCGTCCGTGGGTCTCAGTCTGTTACCGATCAGAACCCCGAAGACAAGTACCAGGCACTCGAAAAGTATGGAAAGGATCTGGTTGCGCTCGCTCAAGCCGGCAAGATCGATCCTGTCATTGGCCGGGACCAGGAAATACGCCGTGTGATTCAAGTCCTGTCGCGCCGTCGAAAGAACAATCCGGTTCTGATTGGTGACGCCGGTGTCGGGAAAACCGCGATTGTCGAAGGTCTGGCCCACCGCATCGTGATGGGTGACGTTCCCCAGAATCTGAAAGACAAACGGGTCATCGCGCTCGACATGGGGGCGCTGATCGCCGGGGCCAAGTACCGCGGTGAATTTGAAGATCGCCTGAAAGCCGTGCTCAAGGAAGTGTCCGAGGCCGACGGACGCGTGATTCTGTTCATCGACGAGTTGCATACAGTTGTCGGTGCCGGTGCATCCGAAGGGGCGATGGACGCGGCGAATCTTTTGAAGCCGGCGCTGGCGCGCGGCGAACTACACTGCGTCGGTGCAACAACACTGGACGAATACCGGAAGTCGATCGAAAAAGATCCGGCGCTTGAACGACGATTCCAGCCTGTACTGGTGAACGAACCAAGCGTCGAGGACACCATTTCGATTCTGCGTGGCCTCAAGTCTCGCTATGAGTCGCATCACGGCGTGCGCATTACCGACGATGCCTTGATCGCCGCGGCCACCCTCTCCGATCGTTATATCAATGATCGATTTCTGCCCGATAAGGCGATCGACCTGGTCGACGAAGCCGCCAGTAAATTGCGGATGGAAATGGATTCGATGCCGGCAGAGATTGATGAAGCGACTCGTCAATTGACGCGAATGCAAATCGAAGCGGCAGCACTCTCGCAAGAATCGAGCGCCGACAGCAAGACGCGATTGCAGGATCTTCGTCGGCAAATCGCCGATCGAGAAGAGAGCGTTAATGCGCTCAAGGCTCGCTGGCAGACCGAAAAGGATGCACTCACCTCGATCCGTCCGCTCAAGGAAGAAATCGAAAAGCTCAATACCGCCTATGAACAGGCCTTTTCGCAGGCTCAACGCACAAATTCGAACGATGACTTTGTCAAAGCGTTTGATGTTGAGAAAAAGCTGAAGGATGTTCGCCAGCGATTGGCGAAGGCAGAAGAACGTGCGTCTCAGGTTGGTGGAGATGAGGGGCAGCGCTTGCTGCGTGAAGAAGTGACTCAAGAGGACGTAGCAAAGGTGGTCGGCACCTGGACGGGAATTCCGGTCTCGCGACTGCTGCAAACGGAGAAGACGAAATTGCTCGAGATGGAAGACCATATCCATCGCCGCATGATCGATCAGTCCGAAGCAGTGACGGCCGTCGCGAACGCCGTCCGCAGATCGCGATCAGGCTTGCAGGATCCCCATCGACCGATTGGTTCGTTCATTTTCCTTGGTCCAACCGGTGTCGGAAAGACGGAACTGTGCAAGGCACTTGCCGAGTTCTTATTCGACGACGAACGAGCGATGGTGCGGATCGACATGAGCGAATTCATGGAGAAGCATTCCGTCGCACGATTGATCGGTGCTCCTCCGGGGTATGTCGGATACGAAGAAGGGGGCAAGCTGACGGAGGCGGTTCGCCGCAGGCCGTACTCTGTTTTGTTGCTCGACGAAATCGAGAAGGCACATCGGGACGTCTTCAACGTGCTACTGCAGTTGCTCGACGATGGCCGGTTGACGGATAGTCACGGCCGGACGGTCGACTTCACCAATACGATCGTGGTGATGACGTCGAACATCGGCAGCCAGACGATCATGGATCTGACCGACAAGGAAGACGACAAAGAAATTCAGCGTCGAGTCCTTCAAGCATTACGAAAAGAGTTCTTACCCGAATTCTTGAATCGCGTTGACGAAGTCATTGTGTTCCACCCCCTAGGCAAGAACGAGATTCGCCAAATCGTCGATCTGCAACTGGTACGGCTCGAAAAACGGCTTGAGGAAAACGGCTTCACGCTGGTCGTGACCGATGCGGCCAGAAAGCAACTAGCGGAAGAAGGTTACGATCCTGTGTACGGTGCGCGTCCGTTGAAGCGCGTGATCCAGCAGCGGCTTCAGAATGAACTGGCCAACGCAATCCTTGGCGGCGATTTCGCTGAGGGCGCGACGATTACGATCGATGTGCAGAACGGAGATTTCACGTTCGGCGGGTCAATTTGATGATGCGAGCACAAGCGGGATGGCTCACGCAGTTTGCCCATCCCGCTTTTCAGCAGCATGCAGGCCAAGTGCGAAGCTTCCTATTCGGGAAAACAACCGCGATGGTGTCGTCTCTGAAGACGATGCGGTCTCCCCCTTCCTGCGCGACCAAGCCGTGCCATGTCGATTGACGTCACTCGCCGTCGATGATGGCTGGTACCAGGAAACACTCACCGTCTGTCTGGGGCGCATTCGAGAGTGCTGCCGGCCGTTCAAGAGACGGAACGAGCGTATCCGCGCGCAGCACATTCTGCAGCTCAACGGCATGCACCATCGGAGCAACACCTGTCGTGTCGACTTCGTTCAGAATCTGAACGTATCCGATCATCGCGCGAAGATCGTGCGCAAGAGAATCGAGTTCGTCTTCCGTGACCTTTAGACGAGCAAGCCCCGCCACTTTTCGTACATCGTCGCGCGACAATTCCATGGTGCTTCCAACTGGCAGTTCTTGGCTACCGGAAGTGACCGCGCCGGCAAATCCTTGATGCCGACGCGTCAGCGCGAGGATTACTCAGCTTCGATCGTGAATGGCTTCTTGACCACTCGCTTCACAACCAGGCCGGAACGCAAGCACTGTACGCAGACGCGAACGCGCTTCGACGTTTCGCCGGTCTGCATGCGCAGCGACTGCAA
This genomic interval from Schlesneria paludicola DSM 18645 contains the following:
- a CDS encoding metal-dependent hydrolase, which translates into the protein MAGFHTHITVSTVVGAAYAFVGVNVLNLPLSTCAIGGGLCSIAGIMPDLDSDHAIPARETLSFLAAVAPMLLFYRFHYEGLATENILLFGAPLYLLIRFGCGQMLRVSVHRGMFHSLPAAAIAGLIAYCLCDTGVSTGRNFKAVGATIGYLVHLLLDEIWAVEFSGVHLRLKKSFGTAMKFFGNSPQANSGTWALLAGLSFFAAHDQGHPEIAAPFMRANPGQLEPNRAAIRNLSDEPIRPASASIPSPPLMNTRIQMNTRQQPAQPPRHGSRTDAHWR
- a CDS encoding CvpA family protein, encoding MTFLNGVTAYDGLMALIVFFITVHGYWKGAAWQFAPIMSLVFGYMIAMPMSVTMAHYFGDPPQNRLYALVSIYIGVALIVYLLVRSFRAGLEKAKLTEFDRHIGALLGFLKGVLLTLSATVVLLIYSPPAREQILKSETRTIAAKIINAVYPILPQAMHQILRPYLKQVEGELPLDLPDFDASLNADMLPDHGATLRPTNSSARRVYEDASGTNSRVGSQSFVDEEEVDLPAPRPPKRTPAQYYDDDSIRSPRDDRDYDSAARTNRRSTSSVRETEAPTRRSVLVPTPEEDDDPYRPNSTSRDLGQPRR
- a CDS encoding thioredoxin family protein → MDLFAKWPAGLGYVEFLDRYASADQRKRWDAVRSEVTLTPDQKALLAGFQREMHVMVVSGAWCGDCIQQCPIFDLFAEQTARLKIRYFDRDDHSEIADELSICGGRRVPSVLLMSEDGAPCGRYGDRTLAKYRDTAASLSGAACPTGLVPQAKSLQDAVIQEWLDQFERVQLMLRLSPRLRQKHGD
- a CDS encoding SDR family oxidoreductase, yielding MNQLSGQIAVITGANRGIGKAIAHTFAAEGAALALCARSADSLAEVANELAANGTDVFQQTCDVSNEADVERFFAEVEARFGRIDLLVNNAGAFDGGPLDELSLDAWNNVIGACLTGTFLCSRAAFRSMKLRRAGKILNIGSISAQRPREGSAPYSAAKFGVWGLTQAVALDGRPYGITCSCLHPGNVMVERRADSGKESDREPMMQPDSIARAALAMMTLPADVNFLEAIVLPRDQAYLGRG
- a CDS encoding PD40 domain-containing protein, which gives rise to MDLWQRLSIASVLIACSCLISRILDAADARLERIQAVFSRIDQDRDEKLTIAEFTADRKPLGAAQRDFRLFDRNHDQFLSSHEFASIPGAVAPADREPTNDPIVDLVDQLMSGMDQSLDNWNENPDVEINVNHFTRTVQSSFKNAHIRLDPVPADLNQDHKISRAEARQFLEIQMGVRTDHGTLLRAANGQILNYGQFHQFDLDHNDQLDRAEFEKSIDPAEEIPLTFESADTNQDRSVSLEEWGRLGGERLVDPIADFLELDTNFDAYVAPDELAARMQNEQHHVLKKTFPAFDLDLDGKLSLAEYRITMRANPAWNWYKVPADQNNDGHLEFAEFSFEGASSPLLRLMYFKQLDLNSDQRLEPHEFPLRIKRPNEFYSLQEDGSNLQFLWGGEDHPVIGSPTVSPDGKWLAFDELPIGSTGGEQIYVIPIKGGTARKICSGVMPSWSPDSRLLACSRRAPHFGVWLADVTTGETEIIVQSHWGQLSPNGKSLMIGVPNILVYDMETESKKSILGTGTNPFVKVYRNGAWSPDSMQFCFKGRNTENQIQIATVQIAGDPSNSTLQVHHTFAITSTTNFAWHPSGHRVVFSMPCLERDGLRQLYEFDPGIPGSVQLVAGQDPTRNNIDSCWTPDGRRLIFASGDFCDD
- the dnaK gene encoding molecular chaperone DnaK; amino-acid sequence: MAIQEKIIGIDLGTTNSVVSVMEGGEVKVIANQDGNRITPSVVAYTEKGDRLVGDPAKRQAVTNPKNTIYSIKRFMGRRHNEVESEEKMVPYKVVGGPTEYVKVEVHGKTYTPPEVSAQVLRKLKESAEAYLGHTCSRAVITVPAYFNDAQRQATKDAGEIAGLKVERIINEPTAAALAYGLQNKKNEKIAVFDLGGGTFDVSVLEVDNELVEVLSTNGDTHLGGDDFDEVLIKHIADKFQAEHGIDLRKDAMALQRLREAAEKAKKELSGQQSTDINLPFITADASGAKHLQLTVTRAEFERMIDHLVERCRKPVENALRDAKLSPSQIDEVVLVGGSTRVPKVQEFVKKMFGGKEPHRGVNPDEVVSIGAAIQGGIISGDVKDMVLLDVTPLSLGLETEGGVLTVLIERNTTIPKTATQTFSTAADGQTAVTISVYQGERPMARDNRLLNQFNLEGILPAPRGTPKIEVTFDIDVNGILNVKAKDQATGKEHSVKIENSSGLDSSEIEKMKKDAESHAAEDKHRRELAEAKNKASTSVYEVEKILKEHGAKLDAASKGAVEASIEKVKAAEKGEDIAAINSAVDGLQQASMALSQHMQSAAGAAAGGAAPEPSANGGKPDEEVIDAEFEKKS
- the clpB gene encoding ATP-dependent chaperone ClpB, which encodes MAFRPDKLTVKAQEALQSAQQSAESQGHAQLVPLHLLKALLDEQGGIVKPLLEKVGIRVPQLRGIVEADLAKLPRSSGGGQTGASQAIRQVLDKAADQADAMKDAFVSTEHLLIALTLVDDQAQRVLKLNGVTEADVLSALKTVRGSQSVTDQNPEDKYQALEKYGKDLVALAQAGKIDPVIGRDQEIRRVIQVLSRRRKNNPVLIGDAGVGKTAIVEGLAHRIVMGDVPQNLKDKRVIALDMGALIAGAKYRGEFEDRLKAVLKEVSEADGRVILFIDELHTVVGAGASEGAMDAANLLKPALARGELHCVGATTLDEYRKSIEKDPALERRFQPVLVNEPSVEDTISILRGLKSRYESHHGVRITDDALIAAATLSDRYINDRFLPDKAIDLVDEAASKLRMEMDSMPAEIDEATRQLTRMQIEAAALSQESSADSKTRLQDLRRQIADREESVNALKARWQTEKDALTSIRPLKEEIEKLNTAYEQAFSQAQRTNSNDDFVKAFDVEKKLKDVRQRLAKAEERASQVGGDEGQRLLREEVTQEDVAKVVGTWTGIPVSRLLQTEKTKLLEMEDHIHRRMIDQSEAVTAVANAVRRSRSGLQDPHRPIGSFIFLGPTGVGKTELCKALAEFLFDDERAMVRIDMSEFMEKHSVARLIGAPPGYVGYEEGGKLTEAVRRRPYSVLLLDEIEKAHRDVFNVLLQLLDDGRLTDSHGRTVDFTNTIVVMTSNIGSQTIMDLTDKEDDKEIQRRVLQALRKEFLPEFLNRVDEVIVFHPLGKNEIRQIVDLQLVRLEKRLEENGFTLVVTDAARKQLAEEGYDPVYGARPLKRVIQQRLQNELANAILGGDFAEGATITIDVQNGDFTFGGSI
- the gatC gene encoding Asp-tRNA(Asn)/Glu-tRNA(Gln) amidotransferase subunit GatC, with protein sequence MELSRDDVRKVAGLARLKVTEDELDSLAHDLRAMIGYVQILNEVDTTGVAPMVHAVELQNVLRADTLVPSLERPAALSNAPQTDGECFLVPAIIDGE